The sequence AAAAGGATAaagtatttgaaaaaaatatagcCGATTAATAGTAAAATTTGACAACAATGAATACCAAAATCACAgataaacaaatatatatagagtaCCGAAGAACTATTTTTCATTTCTATGcttataatttatttggttAAAAATGACATGTGTACCGTGCCAAAGTGGGATGAAATGTGTTATCACCTATGTGAAAATTACAAATGAAAAACCCTATATTGTACAAAGTCAATTGCATTTATAAtcttgtatttttaaaaatcaaacgTAAACTCCTTGTAAAGTGGGTAAATGCGcttgaattttaaaaacacGAGATTAAAtgtgtttaattttttaaaacaatggAATATATACACAAAAACCTTTTAATTTATCGATGAAatttctaattttttaaaaatatatttttacaaGGACCTAAAATGTTATTTACActgtataattatttattattatttttaaatgatgatCGAATTCATAACCCTATCTTTTTGGTTTACACTATGTAAACTATTGCATTAACAAAATAGCTGGCATGCATGCATAGGTAGGTTAGGGTTGGCAGTTGGAAGTCGTTACACAGCCAACTAGTCTATatatcatattattaattaGGCAAAATTATTCAGAAacctattaaaaatatatttttcgtctaaaaattattataattgttgtatttttttaaaacaaccaatttatttaaatttagctaaattttaagaaattaGATATAAAAATACCATAAGGGGTAAAATACGATAACTTATGAAGTGAGGCGATGAGCTTATTCAGCCTCGATCGATAAACTAGAATCGAGACAAAATTAACTCTGTGTTCCATATTCTTGTGCATTATATTTAGCTCCAAATTATAGTATTTTCTCAACTTTGAATATTCTGAATCAAGACACAAATTTTTGCGGCCATCGCCCGCTTTAATTTGTGTTGATAAGAAAGACGAATATGtagtaagattatttttttttttcaaaaaagcaAATTTACATAccgattaaatttttatttatcttatataattaattcaaaaaatagttaatacgtTTTCCATAAAACAAAAAACTTCTATGAAACGGTCTAAAAGGTCATTTTTTTGAGAGTGATCTCTTATATGAATTAtctattaaaaagtattacattttatgccaaaattattacttattattataaatatggatagggtTAACCCTCTtttcacaaataatttaatagagggcacattaattaaaaaaaacaattaaactacatatttataaaaattaaacaaaccaagaaaaagggggaaaaaatataaaaacttgATTTCTTCGTGTTTCATGGTTTCCCACAATATAATTTACGTCCAAAAGAAGAGCAAACAACACACGCAAAGTGGAGTGTCAACACTTGATTGGTATACTTAATAACTTCAAAACACAGAGTGAAGCTATAACCCCTCTACGTGGTCCGCTTTTTAGCCATGCAATACAATTCCCTCTTGCTCTTTTTCAGCGTTTGCATTAATGCTCAATATATGCAATCGACGAACTAtgtgtaattttattttatttttagtaatactatattttattttgtttttaaataccttttatttaataaaataaaaaaaattaacatttcaacataaaatattaatatttcaaCGTCTTATTATACGacaacatacatatatatatatatatatatatatatatatatatatatatatacaaaatcatgAAATAATTATCCATCCTTAAATAGACTTTAAAAACAGAAGCTTAAAATtacctcaaaaaaaaaaaaaaaaaaaaggaaaaaagctTAAAAGTATGAATGCTGGAAGCAAATGAAAGCGCCCCTTATTACGGTTAATTTGACACGCAACTAGTCCCATCAATCTCTCGCGCGAACAAAGCACAAAGTTCCACGTTTGATGCCACAATCTTCTACGCTTCCCCTAACTTTCTTTTCTAGCCACCCCAATATCAACACCAAACAATTATAACCAAGAAACAAACCAATTAAAGCAAACCCAATAAATCTTCTCTTTTCCAATCAAACAATATTCTCTCTTCCGATCGAGTGGGAATTGATTTTATATTTGGTGAGCTATATGGGTGCTCTAACTCTGGCTTTGGTACTCCCTTCCAACCTCGAATTCCACCCCTTCTTCTCTCTAAACAGACCAAGAAGGAGATGTTCCACCAAAAAAAAACAATCCACTGTCCcggtaattattaattaattttcttcaaaacatattttatgttttttttataataataataataatatatctgCTGCAGGTTGCGAGATTATTTGGGCCAGCTATATTTGAAGCATCGAAGCTGAAAGTATTGTTCGTAGGAGTGGACGAAAAGAAACACCCCGGAAAGCTTCCCAGAACTTACACGCTTACGCACAGTGATATTACTTCCAAGCTCACTCTTGCAATTTCTCAGACCATCCATAATTCCCAGGTAATTCAttcattttctttttcctttttttaaggTTGTAATTAATAATGGGATTAGTgattaaactttttttttagttttaatttaATGGGTTATAACTGGggagatttaccattttcttgTCTGTGGATACGTTTCCAGAAAAAGTTAGAAAGTCAAAGTACTGTGCAAGAAGACGGTGGTTTAATTAGTTTAATATTCCGTAATaaagacaagaaaaattgaCTGTCGGCCGTGATTTAtctttctttcatttttttttctacttttgttttttgaaaaaaatatatatttatatatgtaaataaatGAGCATGGGAAATTATTACTGGTTGCTTGATTTTCATTTTTGGGCCATTAATTTGTGGCGTCGGGGAGTGAAAGCGATAGCATGACATTTATTTGTCGTCGGGTACAGTGTGACACACTTGGATGAGAAGagattaaaattgaaaaaatttgtgtgtgtaaattaTTGGGTTAAGATTATGATATAAGCCGTGATtatgtattaattaattattaattataattggaTGGGATATGATGGATGCAGTTGCAAGGTTGGTACAACAGATTACAGAGAGATGAGGTGGTGGCAGAGTGGAAGAAGATCAAAGGCAAAATGTCACTCCATGTTCATTGTCACATCAGCGGCGGCCATTTCTTGTTAGATATGTTTGCTAGGCTCAGATTCTACATCTTCTGCAAAGAACTTCCCGTGGTAATTAATTACTAGCTAACCAATATTTCTTACGTAATTTCATGATCATGATTACTAAAAAAATTTGgggaattaattattattaatttatttttatcatctgTAGGTTTTGAAGGCGTTTgtacatggagatgtgaacttGCTCAACAATTACCCAGAGCTACAAGATGCATTGGTTTGGGTATATTTCCACTCCAACATCCCAGAATTCAACAAGGTGGAGTGTTGGGGTCCTTTGAAAGAGCCTGTTTCTCCTTCCGTGCCCCAGCAGCTCGATTCCGACAACGTCGTCATTTCGCTTGTGACCGATATTAACCTTAAACAATTAGTGGACACTCCGAAGCCATGCCAAGAAACTTGCACATGTTGCTTCCCACCAATCACCAGCTTGCTCCCTGCAGCTAATTGGCCCTCTCCTAATCAGGCTGCAGATGGGATCGTCTCCATTGGCTTGGACCACTCCAGTAACATCGTCTCGGGTGAATCCTGACGATTTCATTCATTCGATCGTGATATTTCAAAAGGTGTATTTGGTGGAAATTGTGTGTACGTGTGAGGTTTAATGTAAAGGTTagaatatgatttatttttagagTTGTACGTAGAAGTGATCATCAAAGGTGAAGTACCCACATTAATTAAATTTGTAGGCATTATTCCATATGATTTGATGTTGGATTCAAGGTCGATCGTGTAAATATTACACTTTAATATTGTTAAATATTCGATTATTTATTGTACATGGTGTTTGTTTACTCGTTTTTTAGTACTGGTAGATTagttatttaaaacaatttcgtttttcttcaaataaataaataactttctTGCTATGAGTTAGGAAAACCTTGTAAAAGAAATTAATTGGTCTCAAATAGTTTTACATATTTGTCACTTTGGTTTTGAGTGGGTAAAGTAAATGAATGCTTGATcaataatcaatattttttcaaaGTTATTTTATTCTACATTATTTGTTTAGTACGATTTACCTGACTATAATATTTACATATTACTGTGTTAGCCGATAAATTTATCCCACACGTCGATTGTAAAAGCCACAAGTATAGTCCTCgatcggaaaaaaaaaatagttgatGGCCTTTCGGAGGCATGAAATATCTCCTCATTCTATAATAGGAAATTCTTGTTCCCTGGGTAGATGATATGACACGCAATTAGTCGAGTTTTGATTTAGTTCAGTAAATGAGTTTTTCCATGTATTTAGTCTGTTAGAGATTTATATTATTGTACCGTCATTATTGATAATTGCAGTTGAGAATGAGAACATCCACGAAATAGATCTAAGACTGGTGAAATTAAAGAGAGACgaaatatataaacaaatattaacagcagaaacaaaaaaaaaattagatcttTTCACggaataatatttttgttagAATTATCTCCGATTCAATTCgaatcatgaaaaatattattttatgtcgaaaatattacttttaattATACATATAATCGAAACGATGTGTCGATAGATATAAATCCTAGTGATCTTACAATAGACCGgcctattttatgaaaaattggcCAAGAGCAAAGAAATATAATGCAACGTAAAGCAAAGTAATGTAATGGACACACAAAAGATCTTTACTACACTGGGCCacacccaaaaatcaaacaattcaCTAACAACCGACCGATGTTACAAATACCGACGAACTTATTTAACTGGAGACTCCctctcaaaaaaataaaataaaataaaataaaattgacatCTAAGCAATGAACAAATTTTAACGAATCTAGCCCAAGAAAAACACTTTCCTCTCTCGAAAGATGAATCAAGATACTGCAAAACTGGATACAGACCACCTCGAGTTACTTCTCTTCAACACGTACAGCATGAATTTGGTCTCAAATTCATTGCAATAGAAAATAGAAACTTTGTATATTCATAACTACAATATTCAGAATTATATCTGTACAAAATCTTATTATTTCCAGCTCAATCTTTATtaagaattaaaatcaaaataattttaaattgatcTGGACTAGATATTCTCAATGATTTATCAATCTATTCTGAACACACACAAATATATGCTATTTAAGTATACATAAAATTCCTACAAAAATAACTCTCGTGAAATGGTCTTATAAATCAATTTTATGATACAGATCTCCTATTTGGGTTACCCATAAAAAAATGTTAtcttttatgccaaaaatattattttttattgaaaatatagGTAGAGTTTATTTGTCTTACAAGAGACCTACTCTAATTCATAGAAGACTGTCTCACATGTCAATGATCAATTAGTGAAAAGAATCTCTAACCTACCTGCATGACAGACGAGATTTGAGCGTGGACTCGAAACGTATTTATTTCGAGCAgaagaattattattattaataaaaaaaaacttctaaatctacctaaataaattaaaaaaactaccCGCAGTCAACGGAAATCGAATCTTTTGACCAAAGAACCTCAAGATCTTAACCTTAGCCATTGAGCTAAGATCTCATCGTCGGATATGCAAGATGTTTAATAGAACAATATCTAGCAAATATAATCGTTATCTAATATCCATGAAACAATATCATCCTAAATCAAGTAATGACAAATTCCAAAACAAGCTAACAAAATTGAAAAACATAACCACTCGTAGAATTTTGAATAATTGATTTAAGAGGAGTTTTTTTTGAAACGGTTTCATATATCTTTATTCGTGAGATGAGTTTATCCTACCCATATTTACAAtagaagtaatacttttgacattaAAATTAGTACATTTTCACGGTAACTCAAATAGAAGATTCATCTCACGAAATTAATCCCTGAGACAGTTTACATGAGTTTTTGTGTCGATTTAAATGATGCTTGagtaaatttatttgaaacaaTTTATAAGCTCATACACTGTATTTTGAGCTTACTAATTGtatagttttattttaaaaatacgtTTAATTATGCGTAGATAAACTTATTTAAACATGTTGAAGGGTTAGATCTTATAAgttcttttattttaaaaattaccaAATACGATGATAGTatgattttctttatttatcatTTTAGATAAACAGATTAAAAATTGACTTACCCCATTTGTAGGGAgttacccaaaaaaaaaaagtatatagACCCTGAAATTTTTAATGTCTCCACGTAATAAATCTGGGCCGACACAACCGACAATTATTTTTGTTATGACCAGCTATGTTTATCCTAATGGATGAATATcagtatatttttggaaaaagaATTGACCTTGAAGGGATCTTTTGTCACATGAGTACATGAGTGAAAAACCCATTAATTTATGTGGGGTTAAATCGAAGGATGTATACGAACGACGAAGACCTGAGTGAAGAACCAACATCCAATCCTAGCATACCAATGgtatatatttatttactaaCAACACGTATCTTAATAAAATGTGCTAAGAGTATgcctaaaaaattaatatatgtgGAGCGGAgcccacaattttttttttttaaaacacatgTCTATTTATCGATTCAACTTTAGAGTAATATTCAATAAATACTGCAAAAAAATCTAAAGTGCCATGACATGTGCAAGAAGAATCGAGAAACTGAAGAATAATCGCCGAAAAATTGCCATAAAAAAGGCACGTGACATGCACGAGGGCCCCAAACCCTTGGACTTGTGTCATCTTTAAGGCCTCTGTCTACGTAACTCTTTTGCTCCTTCTTTCCTAAATTCCTATGTCTATCCATGttccaaataaataaataaaatgtccATATTTATCTAAATGTTGaaagttaaataaaaataaatatatgacaGATATGACATAACATTCACTGTCATTTTCGTATTTTTATAAGGATATTCATATTCGTTTTAACGTtaatatttttcacattttaaaaaacataaGGTCCACATGCCACAtacatattatattaaacaaaatatcaCATATACATGTAGTGTTACATGTTGAGTTACTTACATAATACACATGAAATTACAATATTAATACTTTTCTTTCACTCACATTTATTTTAACTTTAATAAATACTCATTAGTTATGAGTCTCACTATCCACTTGAATatcttcatttttattttactaagtaaataatttttttatttataatgtttaaataattactatttaaaataaaaaaaaatatcattactttttaaatatatttattacttaaaataagatttatgattttttaaatgtaaaataaatttgttttttttaagttaaatagatttgtttttaaaaattaaagtaGATTAATATGCATTCACACTTCTTGTAATTAATATTCAGTTTTATaactctaaaaaaaaataaccaaTCTGCAGATGCTCTAAGTAACTAGTGTTTTTTGGGCTTGAGGTATAGCCAGTTTTTCGATAGTACTCTTGTTATAGAAAATCGGATATtggatttaaaattcaaaatcacaTCTAGAACTATATAAACtttattttaaacaaattagATAGCATGATAAATTATGGTTATCAAAGGTTATAAgaataagtttgattttctttctaTAGTggaaaaaataaagaagaaacttaatttaataatatattgaaCAGAAAactgattatttttttttacgtttttatttgatttcatATAATAATATTGATATAAGACAATAAATGAAATTATAACAATAAGAATAAGGATAAATaaattaacaacagaaataatcataataatagCATAGAAAAATATTTCTGGAGATGACTATTTTTCCGTCTGAATTTAACATTGCATAATTATTTCGAATTTTTAATTCAAACTGAAGATTTgtattgaaataaataattttacttCTTTGTCCATAAATAATAATTGGGGTAATTGCATATATACATTACTCATATGAAATACCGAGATAGATAAAAAAACCTCTatgaaaaaataatgatttactAGCTTCCTGTGTTTTTTTAATCTTGAGCACATACTTTCtgtgttttcaaaatttgagcACATAACCCTTTGTTCGTATGTAATTTCATGGATATCTGTgcacaaaatttgaaaacacaaaGAGTTTATagtcataaaatttttttaacaatCTCATGATCATTTTGAGGTAGTATATGCAATTATCCCATAATCATTTGTATAACGTACGGCTCCCGCCACCAATTAAGTGGCGGTAGAGTGGAAGAAGATCAAAAGGAAAAAATGTCACTACTCCATGTTCATAATTGTTACACAAGTCGCGGCCATttcttgattgatatgtttTCTCGGCTCAGATTCTACATTTTCTGCAAAGAACTTCccctaataatatatattatacttTTCTTATATTCTATTTATATGTTCTTCCTATTTAGATCGAGATTTTtcgtttttaaattttttttcccagCGTGGACATCCCTGCAAGAACATGATTGAAAATGGGAGTTTTCCGTAAAttgtttcaaataaaaatacttGAATGAAGTGTAAGATTTGGAGTATATGACATTCCATGAGTTCATTATAACGAAAAGATTGGAACATATTTTATTAGGTTCTAAATGTTGGAActatttttattgggcttacataaataaattaattgttcATGGACTGTTATCTAATAAATAATCTAATAAAGTGATGTGATTAATTATGATCAGTTTCTAAAA comes from Henckelia pumila isolate YLH828 chromosome 4, ASM3356847v2, whole genome shotgun sequence and encodes:
- the LOC140865863 gene encoding protein STAY-GREEN homolog, chloroplastic-like is translated as MGALTLALVLPSNLEFHPFFSLNRPRRRCSTKKKQSTVPVARLFGPAIFEASKLKVLFVGVDEKKHPGKLPRTYTLTHSDITSKLTLAISQTIHNSQLQGWYNRLQRDEVVAEWKKIKGKMSLHVHCHISGGHFLLDMFARLRFYIFCKELPVVLKAFVHGDVNLLNNYPELQDALVWVYFHSNIPEFNKVECWGPLKEPVSPSVPQQLDSDNVVISLVTDINLKQLVDTPKPCQETCTCCFPPITSLLPAANWPSPNQAADGIVSIGLDHSSNIVSGES